A single genomic interval of Rhinatrema bivittatum chromosome 12, aRhiBiv1.1, whole genome shotgun sequence harbors:
- the LOC115074047 gene encoding potassium voltage-gated channel subfamily A member 3-like: MDEHLSLLHSPPPSSSSTTSSARHRAPSCSSSGGGGGGNLVNPGYTEAGEPGGMRAASGGDEEAAAAPAGPPPEAPPPEPEPERYEPDHECCERVVINISGLRFETQLRTLAQFPETLLGDPRKRMGYFDPLRNEYFFDRNRPSFDAILYYYQSGGRIRRPVNVPIDIFSEEIRFYQLGEEAMEKFREDEGFIREEERPLPAGELQRQVWLLFEYPESSGPARGIAIVSVLVILISIVIFCLETLPEFRDDKEYNGPPPPPGANGTSPGPYAGGTFTDPFFVVETLCIIWFSFELLVRFFACPSKAAFSKNIMNIIDIVAIIPYFITLGTELAERQGNGQQAMSLAILRVIRLVRVFRIFKLSRHSKGLQILGQTLKASMRELGLLIFFLFIGVILFSSAVYFAEADDPSSGFNSIPDAFWWAVVTMTTVGYGDMHPVTIGGKIVGSLCAIAGVLTIALPVPVIVSNFNYFYHRETEGEEQAQYLHVGSCQQLSSTEELRKTRSSSTLSKSEYMVIEEGGLAAGPFKPSAFRTGGNCTSAPASAAAATTTSSTNNNHPNCVNITKIFTDV, from the coding sequence ATGGACGAGCACCTCAGCCTGCTGCACTCGCCgccgccctcctcctcctccaccacctcctccgcCCGCCACCGCGCccccagctgcagcagcagcggcggcggcggaggAGGCAACCTCGTCAACCCGGGCTACACGGAGGCGGGCGAGCCGGGCGGCATGCGGGCCGCGTCGGGCGGCGAcgaggaggcggcggcggcgcCGGCCGGGCCCCCGCCGGAGGCCCCGCCGCCCGAGCCCGAGCCCGAGCGCTACGAGCCCGACCACGAGTGCTGCGAGCGGGTGGTGATCAACATCTCCGGGCTGCGCTTCGAGACGCAGCTGCGGACCCTGGCCCAGTTCCCGGAGACGCTGCTGGGCGACCCCAGGAAGCGCATGGGCTACTTCGACCCGCTCCGCAACGAGTACTTCTTCGACCGCAACCGGCCCAGCTTCGACGCCATCCTCTATTACTACCAGTCCGGCGGCCGGATCCGCCGGCCCGTCAACGTGCCCATCGACATCTTCTCGGAGGAGATCCGCTTCTACCAGCTGGGCGAGGAGGCCATGGAGAAGTTCCGCGAGGACGAGGGCTTCATCCGCGAGGAGGAGCGGCCCCTGCCGGCCGGGGAGCTGCAGCGGCAGGTCTGGCTCCTCTTCGAGTACCCGGAGAGCTCGGGGCCGGCGCGGGGCATCGCCATCGTCTCGGTGCTCGTCATCCTCATCTCCATCGTCATCTTCTGCCTGGAGACGCTGCCCGAGTTCCGCGACGACAAGGAGTATAACGGGCCCCCGCCGCCGCCGGGGGCCAACGGGACCAGCCCTGGCCCCTACGCTGGCGGAACCTTCACGGACCCCTTCTTCGTGGTGGAGACCCTCTGCATCATCTGGTTCTCCTTTGAGCTCCTCGTCAGGTTCTTCGCCTGCCCCAGCAAGGCCGCCTTCTCCAAAAACATCATGAACATCATTGACATTGTGGCCATCATCCCCTACTTCATCACCCTGGGCACGGAGCTGGCGGAGAGGCAGGGCAACGGGCAGCAGGCCATGTCGTTGGCCATCCTGCGGGTCATCCGGCTGGTGCGGGTCTTCCGCATCTTCAAGCTCTCCCGCCACTCCAAGGGCCTGCAGATCCTGGGGCAGACCCTCAAGGCCAGCATGCGGGAGCTGGGGCtgctcatcttcttcctcttcatcgGGGTCATCCTCTTCTCCAGCGCCGTCTACTTCGCCGAGGCCGACGACCCCTCGTCGGGCTTCAACAGCATCCCGGACGCCTTCTGGTGGGCGGTGGTCACCATGACCACCGTGGGCTACGGGGACATGCACCCGGTCACCATCGGGGGCAAGATTGTGGGCTCCCTCTGCGCCATCGCCGGCGTCCTGACCATCGCGCTGCCGGTGCCCGTCATCGTCTCCAACTTCAACTACTTCTACCACCGGGAGACGGAGGGCGAGGAGCAAGCCCAGTACCTGCACGTGGGCAGCTGCCAGCAGCTCTCCTccacggaggagctgaggaaGACGCGCAGCTCCTCCACGCTCAGCAAGTCCGAGTACATGGTGATCGAGGAAGGGGGCCTGGCCGCGGGGCCCTTCAAGCCCTCCGCGTTCAGAACTGGCGGCAACTGCACCTCGGCCCCCGCCagcgccgccgccgccaccaccaccagcagcaccaACAACAATCACCCCAACTGCGTGAACATCACCAAGATCTTCACGGACGTCTGA